Genomic segment of Harmonia axyridis chromosome 6, icHarAxyr1.1, whole genome shotgun sequence:
AGATGCATCTTAGTCTACTCTTCAGTCCACTGTACTACCAAGGCAGTTAGAACTTTTCATGATATTCAATGACATTTTGTTATAATATTCAGCGAATGCAAATGCTTccttctgaaaaaattattgaatgtgAATCTGTTGCAGAGAATGTGATAttggattttattttttaagtaGTCAAGTCCAGTTTccaaatccaataataatccttGGAAATCATGTTCGAATCTCTTCTAAAaaggaaatataaaaatatgctCACGCCTCACGCGCAGCGCAAAcgttattttttcttgaagccTTAGGACCAGGGGGGTGAAACTCGTAGTACTAAATTGGAAACAAATATTCTATGCGCCTACCTAACAGAGAATGAAAGAGATAGAAGATGTATGGTTATCTCTGTCGCTCATGACAAGAAGGATAATGTTCCAAAATCCAAATTGACATTCGACAGTTGCAGTTATAACCAAACATTTTCGGATAgtagtattgaaaaatattcaacattcgttgaaaaaaaaaattttatccgTTAAGACTGATATTAGATATcatgttaatttattttttgtttgaaaaaccaacatttttattatttatctttgtgagtattaaaaaaaaatcaatttgttcaataaaaaaaatttttaaatcttttgatcttatattatgttatttgtTTTTAGTTTGAAAAACCAAACATAATTTGGTATTTAAAAAAACTcaacatttcaattcaatttcaattccaaaattattatttgtgatatatttattagaGATTTGTTTTTTTACCGATGGTGTTTTTTAGTCAGTAAGAATCTGACACTACTGTTTGAGTGCGGACCCTTGCAGTGTCTCCTGTGAGGAAGGATCCTCTCAGGCAGCTGTACAAAGCTTTATTGTGTTTGTTTTGTGCAGTTGATGCAAGATTTTtcacctataaaaaaaaaaaacttattattgATCATAAAATTGTTGAATGAATTCGTTGACATTCTAATATCTGTTTACAGGTCTGCACAACTTTTGGTCTAGTCTAAGGATTGAAATGAGTGCCTCAAATCTTCGATGGACGACTCCATTGGTTATGTACATCCTAAAATGGCTGTTTGATTactatatcatcaatttttaacagaattataaatgattgaatgaatttgacCGGTAAAGGTCAATAATTAATCATGGAAAACCCATTTATTAGTTGCCGACGTGAAGCCAACATACTTTAAAATCCCATATATCGCAGACCTCTCACAAAAAGCTcgtcatttttcaaaatacgaAGGGGTTGCAATTGCTTTGAAACCAGAGAACATCaaaatagataatttttttacacTTTCATAGACTtaagtttatatttaatattgtaTTCCTTCTTTCAGAGCCCTGAAGGTATAACGAAACTGGTCGGCAACTAATAAATGGGATTTCCATGATTAATTTTTGACCTTTACCtgctaatttcattcaatcgtaCAGTCATTATCAAccaacaatattataaattatgtacTGTATTTCTGTTTGTTCCATGTAGTGtgtccattgaaatattagataGAAGTCAAATAATATAGagtgaaatcaatttttgttttttttactaGTAGAATTAAAGGCCGCTTACATTTCAAACTTTCCTGcggtaatttcaaattttcccgcccTGAAGAAAGCCTATTTCTCACTTTGCCCGTTGGTGTCGCTAGTGCGGACCTAATCAAGATGGCGGCTATTTTGTTTCCACAGATTAGTAGGGAGATTCTTAGATTATTTACAtgtaaataatctaaggggagattgcatttcttattattagtattctgtgcTTAGGACATAGAATAGTAATTCTGTACTATATGCTTGAACcatagaattaataaattattattattagttcaaTGGCTTGAACACGTTAATTTTTCGGAATTTCTACAGATATATGTGTATCTTACAAATTTCATGCTTATGAAATAATCATCctaatataattaattattattaataatctAATAAGACCTTAAATTCGGTTTTATTGAGATGATCAGAATTCAGAGCATATTTCTGAGACATCTCTGTGGTTTGCTAATTTTCTATCATTGGTTAATATTTTTTaggttatttcaatttaaaaacgCGTTTTTACAGTGAGGTTCGATTCAATTCAACACTCTTAAGTATTTTTGTTTCTAATAAGCAAGTCAAAATGGCAAAACACGACGAAACTGCCGATGAAAGTATGGTCCAGGGTGACGAATTAACATATGAAGAAAAAGTTGCCAATTGTAGTATAATTGCTAAGCCGATggcttcaaaaaaattaacaaaaaaatgttacaaattGGTGAAAAAAGCATCAAAACAGAAAACGTATCTAAGATGTGGATTGAAAGATGTTCAAACAAGGATACGAAAGGGCGAAACAGGTAAATAACTGAATTCTTAAGTGAAGGTAGTGGTCTCAGTTATATTAATAATTACATATAAATGTAGAATGGACGAGATCCACTGCACCCATCTAAACGCACTGTTCTGTCTAGTTCTATATCCTGAACAAACTTTTGCAATctcatttaatttttgtattgtttTTACAGGTATTGTCTTATTTGCTGGTGATGTTACCCCTATTGAAATAATGTGCCATCTACCAGCAATTTGCGAGGAGAAGAATATACCTTATGTCTATACCCCTAGCCGGAAAGATTTAGGAGGAAGTATTGGAGTGAAAAGAGGATGTCTTATGGTGTTGATTAGACCCCATCCAGAATATCAAGAAAGTTATGATGAACTCTAtacagaaattaaaaatatacctgtTGTAATATGAAATTCCATTAAGTAAGATTAGAATATAATGACAGTATGGCACCATTGCCATAATGTATGTTTATACAATCATACTTAAGCCACAAATAATTCTAATTATTTTGACTCTTTCTATCTTCAACGTGCTGTTTTCATCTTAACTTTTCATATCGTTTCTGGGAAGGCTTTTTTACCATCCTATACTACTTTAGGCACAGCATTGTTAATTGAGTGTATGGAGTCTTTATTACTAGACCAATTGCCTTAAATTCAAATACATATTAtgttaaatgaaaattatttgatatgggttaaaaataaaaaattatatttgttgtgatgttttttgtttgaCCTTCATATGAAAGTGAAATAAAGATGGTGACAATTGAAGTATCAGATATTACGCATCATTCTTATTTAGATTTGCTGCAAATGACTTTTCTGATAACTATTTGAGAATTTCTCAAATAGTTGTTATCCATTTAACTTTTGGTATTCTTTATCCATTTCTTCCCAAGACATTAGTTCGACATTCAACGATACTGTCTAAACATTTATGGGTTTTTGTCATTCATTCTTCAATAAGAACCTGAATCCTTAAAACACCCAATTAAAGTTGAGTATCAAGAAACGCACCATACATACATACAAATATTTCCTTTGACCCAAACTGTAAAAGGTTTGTTGTGGGTTGTAATGCACTAAATATCCTCAAACAGTCTAAACGAaaactttgaagaaaaaaaacaagtatCTTTCAAGAGAATTTTATTTTGCAATTCAACTTACTCCATTcagagaaattttaatatttcaactttGTACATTATTCAcagaattaattcaaatatttacaattttcagtcgattttaaaaacataaataaaaatataaaaaacaaattagatattatataataaacaaattagaaattatataaaaaaatgtaaacaaagTACATATCAATTTATCACATATTTTATGATCAAACTCCGATACCAGAGTTCTCCTGGATCTCATCTAAAAACACATCTCAAATGTTGGTGGCTTCAATGGAATGGTATTTATATCAAAAACATCACTGTTGAACCATTTGATTTCTTCTTCTGTTAAATCTTCTAACTTGGAATAAGCATCGGAGTAGAATTCTCTTTCCATATGAGGTGTAGGATTAGAAGCACCTACAGGAGGTGTGCTACTAGGTTGTAATCCAAATATAGATAGCGAAGGATTATTATTTGCTGGTTGAAGTGGAGAATTTGAATTCTGATTCCCAAAGAAACCAGTTTGTTCTGATTTCCTGCCAAATATTGAAGTTGTCTGATTATTTGCATCTTGTTGTCCAACTTGCGGTCCAAAGAAACCACTCTGAGGTTGAGTAGCGAAGAGATTCTTGTTTTGGAAGGACGGAGGAGTATTTATATTCTGTTGATTGTTGTCAGTCTGTGTTTTCAAGTCTATTACTCCACTATTAGCGTTATTTTGACCAAATATACTAGCACTGCCATTTACAACGGTATTTTGAGAGAATACACTTCCAGTATTCTGAAGTGAATTTTGTTGGGCAAATATATTTCCCCCAGTTTGAACTGCATTTTGCTGGCCGAAAATACCACTTGTTTTTTGTGAACCGAGCTGTTGGGCATTATTCCTGTTGCCAAAGAAGCTGTTAGTGCTGTTCTCAGAACCATTCTGTGGTCCAAAAATACTACCACTGTTTTGCATTGGGTTTTGTTGTCCAAATATACTATTAGTATTCTGCCTGCCGAATATACTATTAGAATTTGGTTTACCAAAAGGACTACCAGTGTTTTGAGTAGAACTTTGTTGACCAAAAATATTGCTGCCAGTTTGAGCATTATTTTGTTGACCAAAAATATTGCTGCCAGTTTGAGCATTATTTTGTTGACCAAAAATGTTGCTACCGGTTTGAGCATTATTTTGTTGGCCAAAAATGCTGCTACCGGTTGGAGCATTATTTTGTTGGCCAAAAATGCTGCTACCGGTTTGAGCATTATTTTGTTGGCCAAAAATGCTACTACCGGTTTGAGCATTATTTTGTTGGCCAAAAATGCTGCTACCGGTTGGAGTATTATTTTGTTGACCAAAAACATTGCCACTGGTTTGAGCATTATTTTGATGACCAAAAATGCTGCTAACAGGTCGAGCATTATTTTGATGGCCAAAAATGCTACTACCGGTTTGAGCATTATTTTGTTGGCCAAAAATGCTGCTAACAGGTTGAGTATTATTTTGTTGGCCAAAAACATTGCCACTGGCCTGAGCATTATTTTGTTGACCGAATATACTTCCGCTAGCTTGGGGTGCATTTGTTTTTCCAAATATACTGCTAGAAGAAGCGGTATTTTGTTGATTGAAAATACCTCCATTATTCTGCTGACCAAAAACACTGCCCCCACTTGCTGGTGAACCAAATATGCCAGCGCTTTTCTGAGCAAAAATACTACTCTTACTTTGTGGCTGAGCAAATATACCTCCACCATTAGAAGTGacatttttctgttgaaatataCTTGTTCCATTCTGTTCACCAAAAACACTACCAGTAGCTAAAGGAGCGTTTGGCCTACCAAAAATACTTCCTCCAGGCTGTGCAAATGAACCAACATTGTTTGTAGGATTATTTTGCTGTCCAAATATACTTGAACCACCTCCAAATGAATTTTGTTGACCAAAAACCGATGGTGACTTCTGCCCAAACATGCTTCTATTTGTAGATGCTCCTAAATTTATTGTATTATCTGAATGAAAGTTTTGACTACCCAAATTATTAGATGTGGATTCATTagtgtatatatttttcaacaattgaattatttctttgGATGGCTTTTCTAATGCCTTAAATTTAGCTTTAGCTTCTATTAATGTCTGTTGCAAATTTCGATTctgaaatacaaaaaataattagaTATAATTAATTTTGCCCTAAGTTTATTTCAATACTTACATATTGCTCCAAGGTATTGGATTTTTGGGCTTCAAGATAACCAAATCTAACTTCTTCAAAACTCAAATCAATAAAGCCAGGATATAATGCCTTATCTTTGAAAGGTGTGTAGTAAGTCAGAGGCCAAAATTTACCTTTATCTAATGCAATAGCTTCATTCTGAACAGAATTGATGATAGCACTCAATTCTACTTCATGGCCTGTTTTAGGATTAATAATCTTGGTATTACCAAACTGCTGATtccctaaaaaataaaaatcatcacCTAAAGATGATGATAATGAAAGGAGTATATACACAATATAATCGAATAGAAATGAGGAATTTATACACAGATTCACTCATATTTGAACACCAAAACATAGCACCTTACCAGTATTTTCAGAATTCACTTTATGTTCAAACCGACAAGAGTCTCCAAACCTGCACTCGCCCTGTAGGAAATGTTTACAAATTACCATTGTTTTATACCGCCGAATATATAACTTTTCTTGGAAAAAATTAGAAGTtgacaaaaataaataacaatatttctCTTCAATGTGCGATTTTATGATTCAGGATTTCTGTTCTGTGGTTTTCGTTACTTGTTTAGGTTATTATTGGTGTTTTGTGCATAgaactaataataatattagtTCGATGGTTTTGTGGTTTTAAACACAGAACACTAATATTTCAAgtaaaaaaaggaataaaataAAGGAatgaattgataaaaaatatataaataatactAATAgggaaataaattataataataaaaaaagttccaGAGAAATATTTTCGAGTAGTTCTAAAGAATAACAACCACGTGAATTTAGCCGTCAGGATTCCGCTTTCGAAAAGGGCCGATAGAATCTTTAGGCTCAGTGGCGTGTATCGAAATTTCCGCCAAGTGattgaaatttattaataataataacaatggaatttattttcattattaataagGAAATCAAATGGTAGTAAAGATTCTTATGGTCGAAACAGTTGAGTTATATAATTATCATAAGGCATTTGTGGCAATATCTACAATTacataaatcaaatattttcatcaataattaAGCAATTTGGTCGTTGTACAAATGGTCAATATCAAATTATATTGGACTTCTCATAGAGGAATATATCACATCTCTTATTCTTATAATATAAATCATCCTATTTAATTCATATTAATTAACAAATTATCAGGCCTGAATTATCATAATTTTACTGACAATATCTAACCATAATGAAGCTAAATCAGCTCCAATCTATTCCGATAggagaaattgaaaaacaatttataaTTCTTGCATTTATTTCACAACTGATGAATACTTTCAAttccaataataaatttcaatctCTACTACGTTAAAATTTCAATGTACGTCACTGAGCTCAGGCACTCGTTCGGTATCTTCGGCAATTCTGGCACCGGAATGCTATAGGCTAACTTCATATtgctaaataaataaataatatttaaattgaaaaataatgttgaacTATCAATTCATTAGTTACTGAAAGTTTGCAAAGATATTCTGGTATACCGAGATCCTTCAAATACACTCTATAACTGAATTTAGTTTTCAATATGAAGCTGGTATGTTGAAAGTTGTTTCttgtaaataaaaacaaataatacaTTTCTTTCAGTATTGTTTAAGTAATGATCCAAATAAGCCATGCCATATATTAACGTTCCGAGAAATCACAATGATGTTGGATTGTGGATTATCAATGCAGTcgcttttaaattttttacctCTATCAATAGTACCGAGTAGACTTTCCAATCTTTCTACTTACATGCCAAATGATGTGGATCCTGAATTAGAAGGAGTTAGTATTTCTAATTTGTTTTTAAAGTAAATGAAGCTGCCTGGACTTCAATTTATCTAAGTTCCTCAAATTGATAATTGTATTTGATTTCTGACTTTTTAGGAACTCAAGGAGAATGGAGAAAGAATATTTGTGGATTCCCCACCAGAGTTTTGTCCTCCGTTAGATAAATTAGTAGATTTTGCTCAGATTGATGTAATACTCATATCCAATCAATTATCTATGATGGCACTACCATTTGTTACCGAGGGCACAAATTTCAAAGGAAGAGTTTATGCCACAGAGCCTACATTGCAAATGGGGAGGTAAATTTCTATTTCttacgaaaacaaaattttaaaacaacAAATTTCAAAGGATATATTGGTTCCAGGTTACTTTTAGAAGAACTAGTGACTTACATTGAGCTCTGCCCTAAAGTGAATATTGCTTCTCAATGGAAGAACTACTTACATAAATTGCCATTTCCCTTGAATGAATCATTCAAACCAAAGTCTTGGAAACAGATATTTAACATGAAGAATGTAAATGCAAGTTTATCAAGAGTTCAAATGGttggatataatgaaaaaattgtaagttGTCTAATTTAGAAAAATACTCACTGACATTTAGAAAATTGCACCATATTAAAATCTGTGAACACGGTTTCTGTAAATGAAATATAGATTTGTGgtctttgaaatgatttcacccTGTTTTTTAAGGATGTTTTTGGCGCCCTTCAAGTGGTACCTGTTAGTTCTGGATATTGCTTAGGATCCTCGAATTGGGTCATATctacaaaacatgaaaaaattgtttatttgagTGCGTCTAGCACTTTAACCATTCATCCAAAGCTGATGGATCaaattgcattgaaaaatgctgATATTTTCATAATGACTAATCTAACACAAACACCAATAAGTAACCCAGATTCGATGCTTGGAGCCTTGAGTTTTGTAGCTGGTAATGTTTAATTTCGTTGGAATTACTATTAATATTGCACCTTtgatttttgattaattgtaGCTTTATTGAAGGTATAACGTTGAGAGGAGGTGGTAATATGCTCATTCCATGTTACCCTACAGGAGTAGTTTATGACATATTCGAAAGTTTGTCTATGAAAATGCAGGAATTGGGACTTGCACAATGTCCAATGTACTTTGTTTCACCCGTGGCCGATATATCATTAGCGTATTCAAATATTCTAGCAGAATGGCTTTCAACAACCAAACAAAATAAAGTTTATGTCCCGGACGAGCCTTTCCATCATGCTTTGCTTGTGAAAAACTCAAGATTGAAACATTTCAAACATATACATTCCAGTGGATTTAGTGCTGAGTTTCAAGAAGTGAGTACATTTCAAATATACTTTAGTATTAATTAAATGCGCCTGATCTACCTAGCCCACAGATTTACTTACCAACAGACCTACCATCTCACAGATCTACCTTTGTAATTGACACATTTCTATGATACCACTATAATAATAAgtaatgttttttattattatcttttttAGCCTTGTGTAGTATTTTGTGGGCATCCTAGCCTTAGATTCGGTGACGTTGTTCAATTCATTGAGCTCTGGGGAAACAATCCTAGGAATTGTATAGTATTTACAGGTGAGTTGATTGTTCTGTAGGAGAATGTAACTCTATGACGACATTAGGTCTAATGTTTCCTCTTCCTGTTTTGCAGAACCAGACTTTGACTATGTCGAAGCTTTAGCTCCTTATCAGCCCCTTCAAATGAAGGTGGCTCATTGTGCGATTGATACATCCTTGAATTTTATTCAAGTGAACAAACTGATTCGAGATCTGAAACCTTCTACATTAGTGGTTCCAGAATGTTACACTCAACCTCCAAACGGTGCACCAAACCATCCTGATTATATGGTTGAGAATAGTCCTGACAGAAATTTACTTTCGTATAAATGGGGAGAAGTAAGtagagatatatatatatatcggttCAAAACGTGCAATGACGTTATCCGATGCCTAGAATCCATTGCTTGCGTTCTTCCTATTGCCTTGCTGGCAAGTTTCAATATaagtgataaaaataaaaatattttgctaATAGGGTTTTTGATCGAATCAAAAATATTGTTCTATTTATAGACATCCTTCTAGAttagaattcaaaaaaatgataaCTTCAATTTGACAAGAATAGCTATTTATGATACAAgttccacaagttcaaaatgaaagatttgttataatgagccttctgtacaggtattacatattatttttctaatttaatcaattttgattgaaaataataaaatattttcttcttcttcttctttcaaggTTACCCTTATTGGAAGGGCAATTTGGGCTCGACCGGAGGTCATGTACCCAGTCACTATATTACTATTTCTCCCCTTGTTCCCAAGGATGGAAAGGATATTTGACGTACACAGGGCTAGAACATCACATACATAATGTTAGTTACACATAAACTTACATTCGATTGACTACAATTTCAACCCTGAAGCTTTTAAAAAACTAGTTAAACACTCTATAATCTTAATCGACTGGCTAAAAACGACATCGTTCACACTAATTGGGCATTCCATTCCCAATTGTGTTAATTTATAGTATAGTATATCACAGTTTACCCTGTTCAGCTGACAATTAAACAGTATATGTACTATATCTCCGTATTCTGCACATTGACAATTAGGACTATCGTATACTTTTATTCTAAATAAATGTTCCGGAGACAGGCAATGATTGGAACGCAATCGCATCATCGTTGATACACTGTATTTGTCAAATTCAGAGtcaaacaaaaaacattttcgaattggCGTGAACTTTTTATCTCTGTTTCTCATATGTGTGTACGTCTTCCCCTTTGAAACTCCCACATCATTCCATTCTTTTATCCACTGATTCTCTAAACTTCTCTGCAATATATTCCTTACATCGTTTTGATCTCCCCTATATTTGCTAGTTTTGTTCTTTTCCGAAGCACCTTTTTTTGCTAGAATATCTGCCCGTTCGTTCCCTATTATGCCCGAATGACTTGGTATCCAAACACAGACGATGTATAAATCTAATAATGCAGCTTTGTGAAGATATTTTTTAACGTTAATAGAAATTATGTTTGTatttgatgacattttccaTTCCCTTAGACATGTTATGGCACTTAATGAATCGGAAAATATTACACAgaattttcgttttttctttattattatgtttattgCTTTGCATATTGCCATCATTTCTGCGGAAAATATTGACCAATGACCTGGGAGATTGGCGGAGTATTCTATATTCAGAGAATCTGAATATATTCCTATACCTACTGATTTTGTTTCCAAATTTACTGACGCATCTGTGTATATGTGATCGTATCCGATATATTCCTGATTTTTGAGATTATTGAAGTCTGCTGGGGCTGTCTtggaatatttttgtatttccgAGATGTGACAATTTACTTTATGTGCGTGATCTATATAATTTAGTTCAAAGAATGGCAGATGTGATGATCCATATATCCAGCGAGATTTGGTTTTTACTAAATAATAAGCTTTAATAAAGGCTGGTGTATACTTGTTGTTCCAATATCCTCTAAAAAACGctatattttctatttctgtcAGTACGGTATTGTTTTCGAATCTA
This window contains:
- the LOC123682199 gene encoding H/ACA ribonucleoprotein complex subunit 2-like protein — translated: MAKHDETADESMVQGDELTYEEKVANCSIIAKPMASKKLTKKCYKLVKKASKQKTYLRCGLKDVQTRIRKGETGIVLFAGDVTPIEIMCHLPAICEEKNIPYVYTPSRKDLGGSIGVKRGCLMVLIRPHPEYQESYDELYTEIKNIPVVI
- the LOC123682200 gene encoding nucleoporin NUP100/NSP100-like isoform X1, producing the protein MIHSREMAIYGECRFGDSCRFEHKVNSENTGDDFYFLGNQQFGNTKIINPKTGHEVELSAIINSVQNEAIALDKGKFWPLTYYTPFKDKALYPGFIDLSFEEVRFGYLEAQKSNTLEQYNRNLQQTLIEAKAKFKALEKPSKEIIQLLKNIYTNESTSNNLGSQNFHSDNTINLGASTNRSMFGQKSPSVFGQQNSFGGGSSIFGQQNNPTNNVGSFAQPGGSIFGRPNAPLATGSVFGEQNGTSIFQQKNVTSNGGGIFAQPQSKSSIFAQKSAGIFGSPASGGSVFGQQNNGGIFNQQNTASSSSIFGKTNAPQASGSIFGQQNNAQASGNVFGQQNNTQPVSSIFGQQNNAQTGSSIFGHQNNARPVSSIFGHQNNAQTSGNVFGQQNNTPTGSSIFGQQNNAQTGSSIFGQQNNAQTGSSIFGQQNNAPTGSSIFGQQNNAQTGSNIFGQQNNAQTGSNIFGQQNNAQTGSNIFGQQSSTQNTGSPFGKPNSNSIFGRQNTNSIFGQQNPMQNSGSIFGPQNGSENSTNSFFGNRNNAQQLGSQKTSGIFGQQNAVQTGGNIFAQQNSLQNTGSVFSQNTVVNGSASIFGQNNANSGVIDLKTQTDNNQQNINTPPSFQNKNLFATQPQSGFFGPQVGQQDANNQTTSIFGRKSEQTGFFGNQNSNSPLQPANNNPSLSIFGLQPSSTPPVGASNPTPHMEREFYSDAYSKLEDLTEEEIKWFNSDVFDINTIPLKPPTFEMCF
- the LOC123682200 gene encoding nucleoporin NUP100/NSP100-like isoform X2, which translates into the protein MIHSREMAIYGECRFGDSCRFEHKVNSENTGNQQFGNTKIINPKTGHEVELSAIINSVQNEAIALDKGKFWPLTYYTPFKDKALYPGFIDLSFEEVRFGYLEAQKSNTLEQYNRNLQQTLIEAKAKFKALEKPSKEIIQLLKNIYTNESTSNNLGSQNFHSDNTINLGASTNRSMFGQKSPSVFGQQNSFGGGSSIFGQQNNPTNNVGSFAQPGGSIFGRPNAPLATGSVFGEQNGTSIFQQKNVTSNGGGIFAQPQSKSSIFAQKSAGIFGSPASGGSVFGQQNNGGIFNQQNTASSSSIFGKTNAPQASGSIFGQQNNAQASGNVFGQQNNTQPVSSIFGQQNNAQTGSSIFGHQNNARPVSSIFGHQNNAQTSGNVFGQQNNTPTGSSIFGQQNNAQTGSSIFGQQNNAQTGSSIFGQQNNAPTGSSIFGQQNNAQTGSNIFGQQNNAQTGSNIFGQQNNAQTGSNIFGQQSSTQNTGSPFGKPNSNSIFGRQNTNSIFGQQNPMQNSGSIFGPQNGSENSTNSFFGNRNNAQQLGSQKTSGIFGQQNAVQTGGNIFAQQNSLQNTGSVFSQNTVVNGSASIFGQNNANSGVIDLKTQTDNNQQNINTPPSFQNKNLFATQPQSGFFGPQVGQQDANNQTTSIFGRKSEQTGFFGNQNSNSPLQPANNNPSLSIFGLQPSSTPPVGASNPTPHMEREFYSDAYSKLEDLTEEEIKWFNSDVFDINTIPLKPPTFEMCF
- the LOC123682200 gene encoding nucleoporin-like protein amo1 isoform X3; translated protein: MIHSREMAIYGECRFGDSCRFEHKVNSENTGDDFYFLGNQQFGNTKIINPKTGHEVELSAIINSVQNEAIALDKGKFWPLTYYTPFKDKALYPGFIDLSFEEVRFGYLEAQKSNTLEQYNRNLQQTLIEAKAKFKALEKPSKEIIQLLKNIYTNESTSNNLGSQNFHSDNTINLGASTNRSMFGQKSPSVFGQQNSFGGGSSIFGQQNNPTNNVGSFAQPGGSIFGRPNAPLATGSVFGEQNGTSIFQQKNVTSNGGGIFAQPQSKSSIFAQKSAGIFGSPASGGSVFGQQNNGGIFNQQNTASSSSIFGKTNAPQASGSIFGQQNNAQTSGNVFGQQNNTPTGSSIFGQQNNAQTGSSIFGQQNNAQTGSSIFGQQNNAPTGSSIFGQQNNAQTGSNIFGQQNNAQTGSNIFGQQNNAQTGSNIFGQQSSTQNTGSPFGKPNSNSIFGRQNTNSIFGQQNPMQNSGSIFGPQNGSENSTNSFFGNRNNAQQLGSQKTSGIFGQQNAVQTGGNIFAQQNSLQNTGSVFSQNTVVNGSASIFGQNNANSGVIDLKTQTDNNQQNINTPPSFQNKNLFATQPQSGFFGPQVGQQDANNQTTSIFGRKSEQTGFFGNQNSNSPLQPANNNPSLSIFGLQPSSTPPVGASNPTPHMEREFYSDAYSKLEDLTEEEIKWFNSDVFDINTIPLKPPTFEMCF
- the LOC123682201 gene encoding integrator complex subunit 9 isoform X1, translating into MKLYCLSNDPNKPCHILTFREITMMLDCGLSMQSLLNFLPLSIVPSRLSNLSTYMPNDVDPELEGELKENGERIFVDSPPEFCPPLDKLVDFAQIDVILISNQLSMMALPFVTEGTNFKGRVYATEPTLQMGRLLLEELVTYIELCPKVNIASQWKNYLHKLPFPLNESFKPKSWKQIFNMKNVNASLSRVQMVGYNEKIDVFGALQVVPVSSGYCLGSSNWVISTKHEKIVYLSASSTLTIHPKLMDQIALKNADIFIMTNLTQTPISNPDSMLGALSFVAGITLRGGGNMLIPCYPTGVVYDIFESLSMKMQELGLAQCPMYFVSPVADISLAYSNILAEWLSTTKQNKVYVPDEPFHHALLVKNSRLKHFKHIHSSGFSAEFQEPCVVFCGHPSLRFGDVVQFIELWGNNPRNCIVFTEPDFDYVEALAPYQPLQMKVAHCAIDTSLNFIQVNKLIRDLKPSTLVVPECYTQPPNGAPNHPDYMVENSPDRNLLSYKWGEVVNLPLKRKLAEVFLDNSIAQKIEPVEVKNGLFLSTLTGNLNVKDNVVNVQDVGASCLGKTQNQVKYEWGTINITDFMQKLYQEGFSDAKLETLGTNNYMIHMLEADTIIQLDDNNTHVLCNGNDEMRTKLRNIVMHSLKKF
- the LOC123682201 gene encoding integrator complex subunit 9 isoform X2; the encoded protein is MKLYCLSNDPNKPCHILTFREITMMLDCGLSMQSLLNFLPLSIVPSRLSNLSTYMPNDVDPELEGELKENGERIFVDSPPEFCPPLDKLVDFAQIDVILISNQLSMMALPFVTEGTNFKGRVYATEPTLQMGRLLLEELVTYIELCPKVNIASQWKNYLHKLPFPLNESFKPKSWKQIFNMKNVNASLSRVQMVGYNEKIDVFGALQVVPVSSGYCLGSSNWVISTKHEKIVYLSASSTLTIHPKLMDQIALKNADIFIMTNLTQTPISNPDSMLGALSFVAGITLRGGGNMLIPCYPTGVVYDIFESLSMKMQELGLAQCPMYFVSPVADISLAYSNILAEWLSTTKQNKVYVPDEPFHHALLVKNSRLKHFKHIHSSGFSAEFQEPCVVFCGHPSLRFGDVVQFIELWGNNPRNCIVFTEPDFDYVEALAPYQPLQMKVAHCAIDTSLNFIQVNKLIRDLKPSTLVVPECYTQPPNGAPNHPDYMVENSPDRNLLSYKWGEMIKDSALGCQSTSEEKISGSIFR